The Halobaculum magnesiiphilum genome contains the following window.
CACCCACGTCCGCACCGACTGCCCGTGTCTCGACCGGGAGGAGCGTTGCGGCGATGAGGACTGCCACGACGGCAAGCGGTACGTCCCCGTCGAGCTGCTCGACGTGGCGGGGCTCGTGCCGGGGGCCCACGAGGGGAAGGGACTGGGCAACCAGTTCCTCGACGCGCTCACCGACGCCGACGTGATCCTCCAGGTCGTCGACGCCGCCGGCGCGACGAACGCGGAGGGCGAACCCGTCGAGGTCGGCGAGTACGACCCCGTCGAGGAGGTCGACTTCATCGAGGCCGAGATGGACGCCTGGCTCGCGGGTATCCTCGACCGCAACTGGGAGTCCGTCGAGCGCAAGTCGCGCTCGCCCGACTTCGATCTCGAGGAGGCGCTCACCGACCTGCTGACCGGCTTCGGCGCGACCGAGCGCGACGTGACGATCGTGTTGCGGGGGCTGGAGTACCCCGACGACCCGATCCAGTGGACCGACGAGGACCGCGAGGCGCTGGCGGCGGCGGTCCGCGCCCGCACGAAGCCGATCGTCCTGGTGGCGAACAAGGCCGACATCGCGCCCCCCGAGAACATCGAGCGCCTGCGCGAGACCGACAAGCCCGTGGTCCCCGCGACCGCCGACGGCGAACTCGCGCTCCGCCGTGCTGCGGAGGCCGGCGTCATCGAGTACGACCCCGGCGACGAGGACTTCGAGGTCGTCGGCGACCTCAGCGACCAGCAGGAGGAGGGGCTCGAACGGATCCGCGAGGTGATGGCCGAGTTCGGCGGCACCGGCGTGCAGGGGGCGCTGAACGAGGCGGTGTACGGCCTGCTCGATC
Protein-coding sequences here:
- a CDS encoding redox-regulated ATPase YchF, which translates into the protein MISIALAGKPNAGKSTFYTAATMAEVDVGNYPFTTIDPNRGVTHVRTDCPCLDREERCGDEDCHDGKRYVPVELLDVAGLVPGAHEGKGLGNQFLDALTDADVILQVVDAAGATNAEGEPVEVGEYDPVEEVDFIEAEMDAWLAGILDRNWESVERKSRSPDFDLEEALTDLLTGFGATERDVTIVLRGLEYPDDPIQWTDEDREALAAAVRARTKPIVLVANKADIAPPENIERLRETDKPVVPATADGELALRRAAEAGVIEYDPGDEDFEVVGDLSDQQEEGLERIREVMAEFGGTGVQGALNEAVYGLLDLITAFPVQNESKWTDAKGNVLPDAFLLPSGSGPKDLAYTVHTDIGDGYLHAVDARADRRIGEDTELEEGDVIKIVSTAS